A region of Candidatus Dadabacteria bacterium DNA encodes the following proteins:
- a CDS encoding efflux RND transporter periplasmic adaptor subunit, with protein sequence MTAKRDFTRQWRKFFWIAGLFVALVLLLYMRFVFSRQPGGVVRGPVPVRAVAVVSEDIELFDSVTGRVEGERSVRVLSGAQGFVAEIRKQRGDAVGGGEVILVLEDSRRAYDLRETGGLLSSAKSEFEEAQRKYGQYGRLFEKGVVSKDELDSARSALESAEARTDSLEASHAKAQWYYDRLKVRSPVAGTVVEVIPDEGQEVAGGEAVARVSGGGGGRVVASVDSSVAKRAKRGSKAVVEYKTPEGTTRHADATVTGVSAETDPGSTTYSVEVSVDGDASLWAGEFVNIRIRSGLLSGFTRIPIVALLYDNKRPFVFVASDGKAKRVDLGGGIVRLDSETSAASAAQFPSDSLIVTEGNTRLTDGRPVKILKDR encoded by the coding sequence ATGACGGCAAAAAGAGATTTCACTCGGCAGTGGAGAAAATTCTTCTGGATAGCGGGGCTGTTTGTCGCGCTTGTCCTCCTCCTTTACATGAGGTTTGTCTTCTCAAGGCAGCCGGGCGGCGTTGTCCGCGGCCCCGTTCCGGTTCGCGCCGTGGCGGTGGTCAGCGAAGACATTGAACTGTTTGACTCGGTAACCGGAAGGGTTGAGGGGGAGCGAAGCGTCCGGGTTCTTTCCGGCGCGCAGGGATTTGTCGCCGAGATAAGAAAACAGCGCGGAGACGCCGTGGGCGGGGGCGAAGTCATTCTGGTTCTTGAAGACAGCCGCCGCGCCTATGACCTGAGGGAAACCGGGGGGCTTCTTTCCTCGGCAAAGTCGGAGTTTGAGGAGGCTCAAAGGAAATACGGGCAATACGGGCGGCTTTTTGAAAAGGGAGTTGTTTCTAAAGACGAACTGGACTCCGCCCGCAGCGCGCTTGAGAGCGCGGAGGCGCGCACGGACTCGCTTGAAGCCTCACACGCAAAGGCGCAGTGGTATTACGACCGCCTGAAAGTCCGCTCTCCCGTTGCTGGAACGGTGGTTGAGGTTATCCCCGATGAAGGGCAGGAGGTCGCCGGGGGCGAGGCGGTGGCCAGAGTGTCGGGCGGCGGCGGTGGCAGAGTGGTCGCAAGTGTTGACTCTTCCGTTGCCAAGAGGGCAAAGCGCGGCTCAAAGGCGGTGGTTGAATACAAAACGCCCGAAGGGACAACCCGCCATGCGGACGCGACCGTAACCGGCGTCAGCGCGGAAACCGACCCGGGCTCCACCACCTACTCGGTTGAGGTCTCCGTTGACGGCGACGCGTCTTTGTGGGCGGGGGAGTTTGTGAACATCAGAATACGTTCCGGTTTGCTTTCGGGGTTTACGCGCATTCCGATAGTCGCTCTTCTCTACGACAACAAGCGGCCGTTTGTGTTTGTCGCCTCGGACGGAAAGGCGAAAAGGGTTGACCTCGGCGGCGGAATTGTCCGTCTGGACTCCGAAACCTCGGCGGCTTCCGCCGCGCAGTTTCCTTCGGACTCCCTGATTGTGACGGAGGGGAACACCCGCCTCACGGACGGGAGGCCGGTGAAGATACTGAAAGACCGCTGA
- a CDS encoding Bor family protein: MKKLSIAVVLTACLLAGGCASQTFHVNRGGAILRKQEMHSFFIGGIGQRQDRNADRVCGGADKVSKVETYWNFGHYLIGAVTFGIYTPRGAKIYCTE, translated from the coding sequence ATGAAAAAACTTTCCATAGCGGTTGTTCTGACCGCTTGTTTACTTGCTGGCGGATGCGCGTCGCAGACTTTTCACGTGAACAGAGGGGGCGCAATTCTGAGAAAACAGGAAATGCACTCTTTCTTCATAGGCGGAATTGGACAGAGGCAGGACCGCAATGCCGACAGAGTGTGCGGCGGAGCGGATAAGGTGTCCAAGGTTGAGACATACTGGAACTTCGGGCATTACCTGATTGGCGCTGTGACGTTTGGGATTTACACTCCGAGAGGAGCGAAAATCTACTGCACCGAATAG
- a CDS encoding cysteine desulfurase family protein produces MREIYLDNNASSRPLPEVVAAVAEALGRAGNPSSPHGAGRVAREIIESSRRDVASFVGADPEGLIFTSSGTEANNMALLSAAGGRARVVTTSVEHSSVLKMCSRLEITGAEVVRVGVDGSGVVDMEELEKQIAAGADMVSVQWVNNETGVIQDTALVAEMCRKSGAAFHTDAAQTPGKIPVDTAALGADFVTFTGHKFNAPQGCGAIAAKDRLGLSQMMFGGFQEGGFRPGTENVAGIAGMGAAARTRGKTAAADMERTRAMRDAFEEKVLETVPGATVNGAGANRAPNTASIAFRGADGAKMTAVLDSLGLRCSQGSACTAFDPSPSYVLTAMGLSRADAASSIRFSFGVDNPDDDALLAAEMVARARSASAR; encoded by the coding sequence ATGAGAGAAATATACCTTGACAACAACGCCTCCTCCCGGCCTCTGCCGGAGGTTGTCGCGGCTGTGGCCGAAGCCCTCGGGCGGGCGGGCAATCCCTCAAGTCCGCACGGCGCGGGGAGGGTGGCGCGGGAGATTATAGAGAGTTCAAGGCGCGATGTGGCCTCCTTTGTCGGAGCCGACCCCGAAGGGCTGATATTCACAAGTTCCGGCACAGAGGCAAACAACATGGCGCTTCTGTCCGCCGCAGGCGGGCGGGCGCGGGTGGTAACCACCTCGGTTGAGCACTCGTCCGTGCTGAAGATGTGCTCGCGCCTTGAGATTACCGGCGCGGAGGTCGTGCGGGTCGGCGTGGACGGGTCGGGGGTCGTGGACATGGAGGAACTTGAAAAACAGATAGCGGCGGGCGCGGACATGGTTTCCGTGCAGTGGGTAAACAACGAAACCGGCGTAATTCAGGACACGGCCCTTGTGGCGGAGATGTGCCGCAAAAGCGGCGCGGCTTTCCACACGGACGCGGCCCAGACCCCCGGAAAGATACCGGTTGACACGGCGGCTCTGGGAGCGGATTTCGTAACCTTCACCGGCCACAAGTTCAACGCGCCCCAGGGGTGCGGGGCGATTGCGGCAAAAGACCGGCTGGGACTGAGCCAGATGATGTTCGGAGGATTTCAGGAGGGCGGCTTCAGACCCGGAACTGAAAACGTGGCGGGAATAGCGGGCATGGGCGCGGCGGCGAGGACGAGGGGAAAAACCGCCGCGGCGGACATGGAGCGGACAAGGGCCATGAGGGACGCATTTGAGGAAAAAGTGCTTGAGACGGTTCCGGGCGCAACCGTAAACGGCGCGGGCGCAAACAGAGCCCCCAACACAGCCAGCATTGCCTTCCGGGGCGCGGACGGCGCGAAGATGACGGCGGTTCTTGACTCTCTGGGGCTCCGGTGCTCGCAGGGGTCGGCGTGCACGGCGTTTGACCCGTCCCCCTCCTATGTGCTGACGGCCATGGGGCTTTCCCGCGCTGACGCCGCCTCAAGCATCAGATTCAGTTTCGGGGTGGACAACCCGGACGATGACGCCCTTCTTGCGGCGGAGATGGTGGCGCGGGCGCGGTCGGCGTCAGCGCGATAA
- a CDS encoding cysteine desulfurase family protein yields MPPVYLDYNATSPVDPRAAAEMKPFFTGMFGNPSSVHSHGRDARAAVDLARERVARFLGAPPSGIFFTSGGSEGNNFAVKGAALLRPGRRHVVTTAVEHSSCRESFEFLERAGFRLTRLPVDKSGLPDLAALEDCVSDETALVSCMHANNETGVIMPIERAGEIAARFGALFHTDITQSAGRIPVDLSRLPVDLATVSSHKLCGPKGAGAVFVKKGVSPEPLIHGGGQERGKRSGTENTAAIAGFGMACEIAADEFHADMERAAALRDDFERFVLTEIKGSWVNGAAAPRVANTSNFAVDGADGESLVIALDIEGVCVSNGSACSEGNVDPSAVLLAMGLSESRVRSSLRVSMGRFTTASDVETLKKALRKVLQTAKDARV; encoded by the coding sequence ATGCCTCCGGTTTATCTGGACTACAACGCCACATCCCCGGTTGACCCGCGCGCGGCGGCGGAAATGAAGCCGTTTTTCACGGGAATGTTCGGCAATCCGTCAAGCGTTCACTCCCACGGACGGGACGCGCGGGCGGCGGTTGACCTCGCCCGCGAAAGGGTGGCGCGTTTTTTAGGCGCGCCGCCGTCCGGGATTTTTTTCACAAGCGGCGGCAGTGAGGGCAACAACTTTGCCGTCAAGGGCGCGGCGCTCCTGCGCCCCGGCAGACGGCATGTGGTAACCACCGCCGTTGAGCATTCCTCGTGCCGGGAGAGTTTTGAGTTTCTTGAGCGCGCGGGTTTTCGCCTGACGCGCCTTCCCGTTGACAAAAGCGGGCTTCCCGACCTCGCCGCCCTTGAGGATTGCGTAAGCGATGAGACCGCCCTTGTCTCGTGCATGCACGCCAACAACGAGACCGGCGTCATTATGCCGATTGAGCGCGCGGGGGAAATAGCGGCGCGGTTCGGCGCGCTTTTCCATACGGACATCACGCAGAGCGCGGGCAGGATTCCGGTTGACCTTTCGCGCCTTCCGGTTGACCTTGCGACCGTGTCGTCCCACAAATTGTGCGGGCCCAAGGGCGCGGGCGCGGTTTTCGTAAAAAAGGGGGTTTCGCCGGAGCCGCTTATTCACGGCGGCGGGCAGGAGAGGGGAAAGAGAAGCGGCACGGAGAACACCGCCGCGATAGCCGGTTTTGGCATGGCGTGCGAAATTGCCGCGGATGAGTTTCATGCGGACATGGAAAGAGCCGCCGCCCTGCGGGACGATTTTGAGCGGTTTGTCCTCACCGAGATAAAGGGAAGTTGGGTAAACGGAGCCGCCGCGCCGAGGGTGGCAAACACATCAAACTTCGCCGTAGACGGCGCGGACGGCGAGTCGCTCGTCATCGCCCTTGACATTGAGGGCGTCTGCGTCTCAAACGGCTCCGCCTGTTCAGAGGGCAACGTTGACCCGTCCGCCGTTCTGCTCGCGATGGGGCTTTCGGAGAGCCGCGTCCGCTCATCCCTTCGCGTCAGCATGGGAAGGTTCACAACGGCGTCCGATGTTGAGACGCTCAAAAAAGCGCTCCGCAAAGTTCTGCAAACAGCAAAAGACGCGCGCGTTTGA
- the argC gene encoding N-acetyl-gamma-glutamyl-phosphate reductase — protein METGKKVAKVAVFGASGYTGGELLRILSGHRFAKVVWAGAASNAGKKASDVFPHLRGIADIKLSGQNLSLLPGDADVIFCALPHGRSSRIMRRLLKKGARVIDLGADFRLTSANYGRWYGKHPAQELIREAVYGLPEVYGKRISKARLVANPGCYATGALLALLPFAEMVKGGRVAVDSKSGASGAGRAPAQETVFGEVNEAARPYSPNSHRHIPEIEENLSKITADFTPHLLPMDRGILTTAYLPLKRKTDAQKLLAIAREFYADAAFVRVLPEGACPSTAGVRGSNYCDIGVAVSRDGAAATVMTAIDNLVKGASGQAVQNMNLMLGLDEAEGLTAPPLFP, from the coding sequence ATGGAGACGGGAAAAAAGGTTGCAAAAGTCGCCGTTTTCGGCGCGAGCGGATACACGGGCGGCGAGTTGTTGCGCATCCTTTCCGGGCACCGGTTTGCAAAGGTTGTCTGGGCGGGCGCGGCCAGCAACGCGGGCAAAAAGGCGTCCGATGTTTTCCCTCATCTGCGCGGTATTGCGGACATAAAGCTGAGCGGGCAGAACCTCTCCCTTCTGCCGGGTGATGCGGATGTTATCTTCTGCGCGCTTCCGCACGGGCGGTCGTCCCGCATTATGCGGCGGCTTCTGAAAAAAGGCGCGCGGGTCATAGACCTCGGGGCGGATTTCCGGCTCACAAGCGCGAACTACGGGCGCTGGTATGGCAAACATCCCGCGCAGGAGTTGATAAGGGAGGCGGTCTACGGACTGCCCGAGGTTTACGGCAAACGGATAAGCAAAGCCCGGCTTGTGGCAAACCCCGGATGCTATGCGACCGGCGCGCTTCTTGCGCTCCTGCCGTTTGCGGAAATGGTAAAGGGCGGTCGCGTGGCGGTGGATTCCAAATCGGGAGCAAGCGGGGCGGGGCGCGCTCCCGCGCAGGAAACGGTGTTCGGCGAGGTCAACGAGGCGGCAAGGCCCTACAGCCCCAATTCACACCGGCACATACCGGAGATTGAGGAAAACCTTTCAAAAATAACGGCGGATTTCACGCCACACCTGCTACCGATGGACAGGGGCATACTCACGACCGCATACCTGCCGCTCAAGCGAAAAACGGACGCGCAAAAACTGCTCGCCATAGCGCGGGAGTTTTATGCGGATGCGGCGTTTGTCAGGGTATTGCCCGAAGGCGCGTGTCCGTCAACCGCCGGTGTGCGCGGCTCAAACTACTGCGACATCGGGGTCGCCGTGTCGCGGGACGGAGCGGCGGCCACCGTGATGACCGCCATTGACAACCTTGTCAAAGGCGCGTCCGGACAGGCGGTTCAGAACATGAACCTGATGCTGGGACTTGATGAAGCCGAAGGTCTCACCGCGCCCCCGCTGTTTCCCTGA
- a CDS encoding phosphoglycerate kinase — translation MVLSDLSDAEIKGKRFFLRVDFNVPLKGGKISEDYRIRRSLPTIDYIIARGGKIILASHLGRPAGRRSQNLSLRPVAERLSELLGKKVKFSGEVVGAEVKKQADTLGEGEVILLENLRFHPGERVCDPEFCAELAGLADIYVNDAFGTAHRKHASTYGLGGCFKKKLAGFVVDREITFFNQLLENPESPYLVIVGGAKIRDKIKALENLLQKADQFLVGGGVAYTFLKASGVCVGQSMVEDEMLGWARRALEDFGGKIVLPRDHVVAEATDTTKNAIIVEGDIPEHMRGFDIGPQTIVDFTGHIKDKKTIFWNGPMGVFEFDEFSNGTTQVARAMALATWRGATTVVGGGESIAAMRKAEVLGSEMKHVSTGGGASLQFMGGEGLPGISILD, via the coding sequence ATGGTCCTTTCCGACCTCTCCGATGCGGAGATAAAAGGCAAAAGATTTTTCCTCCGGGTGGACTTCAACGTCCCGCTCAAGGGCGGAAAAATAAGCGAGGACTACCGCATAAGGCGCTCCCTGCCCACCATTGACTACATCATCGCGCGCGGCGGCAAAATCATTCTCGCCTCCCATCTGGGGCGTCCCGCGGGGCGGCGTTCTCAGAATCTTTCCCTGAGGCCGGTGGCGGAGCGTCTCAGTGAACTTCTCGGCAAAAAGGTGAAATTCTCCGGCGAGGTTGTCGGCGCGGAGGTCAAAAAACAGGCGGACACACTGGGCGAGGGCGAGGTTATTCTTCTTGAAAATCTGCGCTTTCATCCCGGCGAGAGAGTCTGCGACCCGGAGTTTTGCGCCGAACTTGCCGGGCTTGCGGACATCTATGTCAACGATGCGTTCGGCACGGCGCACCGCAAGCACGCCTCAACATACGGGCTGGGCGGGTGTTTCAAGAAAAAACTCGCGGGCTTTGTCGTGGACAGGGAGATAACCTTTTTCAACCAACTGCTTGAAAATCCCGAAAGCCCCTACCTTGTCATTGTGGGCGGCGCGAAGATAAGGGACAAGATAAAGGCGCTTGAAAACCTGCTTCAAAAGGCCGACCAGTTTCTCGTGGGCGGCGGCGTTGCCTACACGTTTCTCAAGGCGAGCGGCGTGTGTGTTGGGCAGTCAATGGTTGAGGATGAGATGCTCGGTTGGGCGCGGCGGGCGCTTGAGGACTTCGGCGGCAAGATCGTTCTTCCGCGCGACCATGTTGTGGCCGAGGCGACGGACACAACCAAAAACGCCATCATTGTTGAGGGCGACATACCGGAGCACATGAGGGGTTTTGACATCGGGCCGCAGACCATTGTTGATTTCACGGGGCACATAAAGGACAAGAAAACCATATTCTGGAACGGCCCGATGGGCGTGTTTGAGTTTGACGAGTTTTCAAACGGCACAACTCAGGTGGCGCGCGCGATGGCGCTTGCCACATGGCGCGGGGCGACCACCGTGGTGGGCGGCGGCGAGAGCATAGCCGCGATGCGCAAGGCCGAGGTTCTCGGCTCTGAAATGAAGCATGTCTCCACCGGCGGCGGCGCGTCCCTCCAGTTCATGGGCGGCGAAGGGCTGCCGGGGATTTCCATTCTGGATGA
- the gap gene encoding type I glyceraldehyde-3-phosphate dehydrogenase: MNTKVGINGFGRIGRGVLRAGLKHGSLDFVAVNDITSPAVLAHLFKYDSVFGVYPGKVKAAAGGIEIDGNLIRTYSERDPSSIGWAESGVGIVVESTGVFRSRAEASAHLGGTVKKVVITAPAKGGVDLTAVLGVNGDSYDPAAHDVVSNASCTTNCFSMLVKVLHEKFGVRRGEMTTVHSYTSDQRIHDAPHSDLRRARAAGLSIIPTSTGAAEVIQEVFPELRGKLSAMAVRVPTPNVSLVDFSCEVGAETSPDEVNAAFKEAAQGRLKGLVGYLEDELVSTDLVGSPYSAAFDPYLTSVTDGNLVKVIAWYDNEYGYSSRVVDLVSFMAERGI; the protein is encoded by the coding sequence ATGAATACCAAAGTCGGAATAAACGGATTCGGCAGGATAGGGCGCGGAGTTTTGAGGGCTGGTCTCAAACACGGGAGCCTTGATTTTGTCGCCGTAAACGACATCACAAGCCCCGCCGTGCTTGCCCATCTTTTCAAATACGATTCCGTTTTCGGCGTGTATCCGGGGAAGGTCAAAGCCGCTGCGGGCGGCATTGAGATTGACGGAAACCTCATAAGGACATACTCGGAGAGAGACCCCTCGTCCATCGGCTGGGCGGAAAGCGGGGTCGGAATAGTGGTTGAGTCAACGGGCGTTTTCCGCTCGCGCGCCGAAGCCTCGGCACATCTGGGCGGCACGGTTAAAAAGGTTGTCATCACCGCGCCCGCAAAAGGCGGGGTTGACCTCACGGCGGTTCTCGGCGTCAACGGGGATTCATACGACCCCGCCGCTCACGATGTGGTTTCAAACGCTTCATGCACCACAAACTGCTTCAGCATGCTGGTCAAAGTGCTTCACGAAAAGTTCGGCGTCAGAAGGGGCGAGATGACCACGGTGCACTCATACACCAGCGACCAGCGCATACACGACGCGCCGCATTCGGACCTCCGGCGCGCGCGGGCGGCGGGTCTTTCCATAATTCCCACCTCAACGGGCGCGGCGGAGGTTATACAGGAAGTCTTCCCCGAACTCAGGGGCAAACTGTCCGCAATGGCGGTCAGAGTGCCCACCCCCAATGTGTCGCTTGTTGACTTCTCGTGCGAAGTGGGCGCGGAGACGTCCCCCGATGAGGTTAACGCGGCTTTCAAAGAGGCGGCGCAGGGGCGGCTTAAGGGGCTGGTCGGCTATCTGGAGGATGAACTTGTGTCCACAGACCTTGTGGGCAGCCCGTATTCCGCCGCGTTTGACCCCTACCTTACCTCCGTTACTGACGGCAATCTTGTCAAGGTCATCGCCTGGTATGACAACGAATACGGTTACTCGTCCCGTGTTGTTGACCTTGTATCATTTATGGCGGAGCGCGGAATTTGA
- the cofE gene encoding coenzyme F420-0:L-glutamate ligase: protein MSLRQVVFSALEGIPEVAPGDCVASLISGALKRHGLKAREGDALVVAQKIVSKAEGRVVDLREVEPSARALEIAAEVEKDPRLVEVILRESVRVVRKGMVSAGKGRIIAETRSGMIMANAGVDLSNTGADDLAVLLPVSADASADAIREKLGRLCGSGAAVIITDTAGRPWREGLVDIAIGCSGMKALSDYRGTGDMRGAELVATEMAVADQIAAGAGILMRKDSGSPVVLAKGAGFEPGGTGAAALIRKRAEDLFR from the coding sequence TTGTCTTTACGGCAGGTTGTTTTTTCGGCCCTTGAGGGGATTCCCGAAGTCGCCCCCGGCGACTGCGTGGCGTCTTTGATATCCGGCGCGCTCAAGCGTCACGGCCTCAAGGCGCGGGAGGGGGACGCCCTTGTGGTCGCCCAGAAGATAGTTTCCAAGGCGGAGGGGCGCGTGGTTGACCTCCGCGAGGTTGAGCCGTCCGCCCGCGCTCTTGAGATTGCGGCGGAGGTTGAAAAAGACCCGCGCCTTGTTGAGGTGATACTGCGCGAGAGTGTAAGGGTGGTCCGCAAGGGAATGGTGTCCGCCGGCAAGGGCCGCATCATTGCGGAGACCCGTTCGGGGATGATTATGGCAAACGCGGGGGTTGACCTTTCAAACACCGGCGCGGACGATTTGGCGGTTCTTCTGCCCGTTTCCGCGGACGCCTCGGCGGACGCCATACGGGAGAAACTCGGTCGGCTGTGCGGGTCGGGGGCGGCGGTCATAATTACGGACACCGCCGGAAGGCCGTGGCGCGAGGGGCTTGTTGACATAGCGATAGGGTGTTCGGGAATGAAGGCGCTGTCGGACTACAGGGGGACGGGCGACATGCGCGGGGCGGAACTTGTAGCCACGGAGATGGCGGTCGCAGACCAGATAGCCGCGGGCGCGGGAATACTGATGAGGAAGGATTCGGGCAGTCCGGTTGTTCTTGCAAAGGGCGCGGGCTTTGAGCCCGGCGGGACGGGGGCGGCGGCGCTTATAAGAAAACGCGCGGAAGACCTCTTCCGTTAG
- a CDS encoding efflux RND transporter permease subunit: MNLIDFSVRNPVFSNLLMVGVIVSGFLIYLSLPLETFPSIGLEIVTVRTSYKGASAEDVERLVTVPIEEEINDISAIDKVSSVSSEGSSVIVIELRAGEDPAEVAGDIDSRISAIRSQLPEDAETPVIKEFEPNFPLINVSIGGPVDPMVLRSHALKLRDNLRLVKGVGSLTTSGMSEPVFWVNIDPLKLRQHGLSVDDVRAAIRERNLDLPGGKVRQGEFDYLIRTKGKLRNREDIMSVPLRAGGGRVLIGQVAEVVLGTETEVTRSRINGRPAISFLINKQKNAHAVKTVERINREIEKARADFPEGVEVFVTSDNSVYAEKRFATMLKSGAIGLVLVLIVLALFLNPRAAAVSAAGIPVSFFGALILMKMAGLTLNLISMFGMVLVIGIVVDDAVVVVENVQRYITAGLSPARAAIEGTREVAVPVLATVFTNLAAFLPLLVASGLIGKFLSIIPQVAIFALTVSMVEAFMIMPSHCAEYLRPVARKRSRKWVMALRSAYIKGLAFALRKRYPVMGVTFAVLFVSLAVASRMPVVIFYVRDTVEFLVRVRMPAQSSLDYTEAAVRRIEDITREEVPPHVLKNVLAVVGVDSAGGDVTSTGDHLATIVVEYEDYEKRSENGKEIMNRVRDRVSASVASPSLTDFIIDVGPPVGKPVNVRISGPDTDVLKNISARVEDFLSGVSGVSGIGGDLVLGKGEASLRVDEKKAAEFGLSTAKVAREVKALGDGLEAALTRVGKEEAAVKLKYRSPPSDISALLNSHQIRSAQGGWVSLGDVADITSGRSLLDIRRVNYARTATVSAEVDQAVTTSNIVNSGVRDFLSGIIGDYPGYSFEMGGEEEDFAAALADIISASLIAFMLIYIILASILNSYTQPIIIMSVMPFALVGVLIGVLLRVEPFTLPAIIGTVALMGVVVNDSLVLMDFINRRRLSMKRIYAVAVGAKYRFRPIVITSLTTFGGLSTLMYQTRGETSFLAPMAIALGFGLLFSTVILLFIIPMLYIILDDVKLFLSRLSAEEILSRARRALSR, translated from the coding sequence ATGAATCTTATAGATTTTTCGGTGCGGAATCCCGTTTTCTCCAACCTGCTTATGGTTGGAGTGATAGTGTCGGGATTTCTGATTTATCTCTCCCTGCCCCTTGAGACCTTCCCCTCCATAGGGCTTGAAATAGTAACGGTGCGAACCTCCTACAAGGGCGCGTCCGCCGAAGATGTGGAGAGGCTGGTAACCGTTCCGATAGAGGAGGAAATAAACGACATTTCCGCCATAGACAAGGTGAGTTCCGTTTCCTCCGAGGGCTCTTCGGTAATAGTGATTGAACTGAGGGCGGGGGAAGACCCCGCCGAGGTTGCCGGCGACATAGACTCGCGCATATCAGCCATACGCTCGCAACTGCCCGAAGACGCCGAGACCCCGGTCATTAAAGAGTTTGAGCCCAATTTTCCGCTCATAAATGTTTCCATCGGCGGCCCGGTTGACCCCATGGTTCTGCGCTCCCACGCCCTCAAACTCAGAGACAACCTGCGGCTTGTAAAAGGGGTGGGCTCGCTTACCACTTCGGGCATGAGCGAGCCGGTTTTCTGGGTCAACATAGACCCCCTCAAACTGCGCCAGCACGGCCTTTCGGTGGATGATGTCCGCGCGGCGATACGGGAGAGAAACCTTGACCTTCCGGGCGGCAAGGTCAGGCAGGGCGAGTTTGACTACCTGATAAGGACAAAGGGCAAACTCCGCAACCGGGAGGACATAATGTCCGTTCCCCTGCGTGCGGGCGGCGGGCGGGTGCTTATAGGGCAGGTGGCGGAGGTTGTCCTCGGAACGGAGACCGAGGTTACTCGCTCAAGGATAAACGGCAGGCCCGCCATCTCGTTTCTCATCAACAAGCAGAAAAACGCCCATGCGGTCAAAACCGTTGAAAGGATAAACCGCGAGATAGAAAAGGCGCGCGCGGATTTCCCGGAGGGCGTGGAGGTGTTTGTTACCAGCGACAACTCCGTTTATGCCGAGAAACGTTTTGCCACCATGCTCAAGAGCGGCGCCATAGGGCTTGTTCTTGTGCTGATTGTGCTCGCGCTTTTTCTCAACCCCCGCGCCGCCGCCGTCAGCGCCGCGGGCATACCGGTTTCGTTTTTCGGCGCGCTGATACTGATGAAAATGGCGGGGCTCACGCTCAACCTGATATCCATGTTCGGGATGGTTCTGGTCATCGGCATTGTGGTTGATGATGCGGTGGTGGTGGTGGAAAACGTGCAGAGATACATCACCGCGGGCCTGTCTCCCGCGCGCGCCGCCATTGAGGGGACGCGCGAGGTGGCGGTTCCGGTTCTCGCGACCGTGTTCACAAATCTGGCCGCGTTCCTGCCGCTTCTTGTGGCGAGCGGCCTCATCGGCAAGTTTCTCTCAATAATCCCGCAAGTGGCAATCTTCGCGCTGACCGTCTCAATGGTGGAGGCGTTTATGATCATGCCCTCCCACTGCGCGGAGTATCTGCGCCCGGTTGCGCGCAAACGTTCGCGCAAGTGGGTGATGGCGCTCCGCTCGGCCTACATAAAGGGGCTTGCGTTCGCGCTCAGAAAGCGCTACCCGGTCATGGGGGTTACGTTTGCGGTGCTGTTTGTGTCCCTCGCCGTCGCCTCAAGAATGCCGGTGGTCATCTTCTATGTGCGCGACACGGTTGAATTCCTTGTGCGCGTCAGAATGCCCGCGCAGTCAAGCCTTGACTACACCGAGGCGGCGGTGAGACGGATTGAAGACATAACGCGCGAAGAAGTGCCGCCCCATGTGCTCAAAAACGTTCTTGCGGTTGTCGGTGTGGACTCCGCCGGGGGCGATGTAACCTCCACGGGAGACCATCTTGCCACCATAGTGGTTGAGTATGAGGACTATGAAAAACGTTCTGAAAACGGCAAGGAAATAATGAACCGGGTGAGGGACAGGGTGTCCGCCTCGGTCGCGTCCCCGTCCCTTACGGACTTCATAATTGACGTGGGCCCGCCCGTGGGCAAGCCGGTAAACGTGCGCATATCCGGCCCCGACACCGATGTCCTCAAAAACATATCGGCAAGAGTGGAGGACTTTCTCTCCGGCGTTTCCGGCGTTTCCGGCATCGGCGGCGACCTTGTGCTTGGAAAGGGCGAGGCAAGCCTCAGAGTGGATGAGAAAAAAGCGGCCGAATTCGGCCTCAGCACGGCGAAGGTGGCAAGGGAGGTCAAGGCGCTGGGAGACGGGCTTGAGGCCGCGCTCACACGCGTGGGCAAAGAGGAGGCGGCCGTAAAACTGAAATACAGGAGCCCGCCCTCGGACATATCCGCGCTGCTCAACTCGCACCAGATACGTTCCGCTCAGGGCGGCTGGGTTTCACTCGGCGACGTGGCGGACATCACCTCCGGCCGCTCGCTTCTGGATATCAGAAGGGTCAACTACGCCAGAACGGCGACCGTCTCCGCCGAGGTGGACCAGGCGGTTACCACATCAAACATAGTGAACTCCGGAGTGAGGGATTTTCTCTCCGGCATCATCGGCGACTACCCCGGATACTCGTTTGAGATGGGGGGCGAGGAGGAGGACTTTGCCGCCGCCCTTGCGGACATCATAAGCGCGTCCCTCATAGCGTTTATGCTCATATACATAATTCTCGCCTCCATACTCAACTCCTACACCCAGCCCATTATCATCATGAGCGTCATGCCGTTCGCGCTGGTCGGCGTTCTCATCGGGGTGTTGCTCAGAGTTGAGCCGTTCACCCTTCCTGCCATCATCGGCACGGTCGCGCTGATGGGAGTGGTCGTCAACGACAGCCTTGTCCTTATGGATTTTATAAACCGCAGAAGGCTCAGCATGAAACGTATTTACGCGGTCGCGGTCGGGGCGAAATACCGCTTCCGCCCCATAGTCATCACTTCGCTCACCACATTCGGCGGGCTTTCCACCCTTATGTATCAGACGCGCGGGGAGACCTCGTTTCTCGCCCCGATGGCGATAGCGCTGGGCTTCGGCCTGCTGTTTTCAACCGTGATTCTGCTGTTCATCATTCCGATGCTCTACATAATTCTTGATGATGTGAAACTGTTTCTCTCCCGTCTTTCCGCAGAAGAAATTTTAAGCAGGGCGCGCCGCGCGTTATCGCGCTGA